The Candidatus Hydrogenedentota bacterium genome includes a window with the following:
- a CDS encoding ATP:cob(I)alamin adenosyltransferase, with protein MTSPVTTKRGDRGTTMTLGDQRLPKSHPILEATGRVDALRARTALLRLRILERGDASQKEVAEPLFWLLHCYFLIGTAVNDPECVHPEYRRGDLDGGHLAHLEAIQTALEARITLPRSFIVSASNEIAAEADITATVARDLERSLVALTEAVPAFDAELILAFVNRLSDFFYIVARYLEQGAHIPVDYGVLDAPPEVS; from the coding sequence ATGACCTCGCCCGTAACCACCAAACGCGGTGACCGCGGCACGACCATGACGCTGGGCGACCAGCGCCTCCCCAAGTCCCACCCGATTCTGGAGGCTACCGGGCGCGTGGACGCGTTGCGCGCGCGAACCGCGCTATTGCGGCTCCGGATCCTGGAGCGCGGCGACGCATCACAGAAGGAAGTGGCCGAGCCCCTTTTCTGGCTGCTTCACTGCTACTTTCTGATCGGGACCGCGGTGAACGACCCGGAATGCGTGCACCCGGAATACCGCCGGGGCGACTTGGACGGCGGACACCTCGCCCACCTGGAGGCGATCCAGACGGCGCTGGAGGCCCGAATCACCCTGCCGCGCTCGTTCATCGTGTCGGCCTCCAACGAAATCGCGGCCGAGGCGGACATCACGGCCACCGTGGCGCGGGACCTCGAGCGATCACTGGTCGCGCTGACGGAAGCGGTACCCGCTTTTGACGCCGAACTCATCCTGGCGTTCGTGAACCGCCTGAGCGACTTCTTCTACATCGTGGCGCGCTACCTCGAACAGGGCGCGCACATCCCGGTGGACTACGGCGTGCTCGATGCGCCGCCCGAGGTTTCCTGA
- the xth gene encoding exodeoxyribonuclease III has protein sequence MLTVLSWNVNGMRAVVKNGFMDWFKQAQPDVLCLQESRALPADLEEEVLRPAGYTSYFNPAEKKGYSGTAAYVREGLTVHAAGPAGIPRFDAEGRIQVLELDEFTILNGYWPNSQAERARLDYKLDYCKTITRLANKLVKEGRNVVLCGDMNIAHTAIDLARPKDNENNAGYYIEEREAMTRILKLGYADTFRHFHPEPGQYSWWSYRARAREKNIGWRIDYHLVNQAFLPRIQSAFILQDVMGSDHCPVGITIA, from the coding sequence ATGCTGACGGTCTTGTCCTGGAATGTGAACGGCATGCGGGCCGTGGTGAAAAACGGCTTCATGGACTGGTTTAAACAAGCGCAGCCCGACGTCCTGTGCCTTCAGGAGTCGCGCGCGCTGCCGGCGGATCTGGAGGAGGAGGTGTTGCGCCCCGCGGGCTACACGAGCTACTTCAATCCGGCGGAAAAGAAAGGCTACAGCGGTACGGCGGCCTATGTCCGCGAGGGGCTTACGGTGCATGCGGCGGGGCCGGCGGGGATCCCGCGCTTTGACGCGGAGGGCCGGATTCAGGTGCTGGAGCTGGATGAATTCACGATCTTGAACGGATACTGGCCCAACAGCCAGGCGGAGCGGGCCCGTCTCGACTACAAGCTCGATTATTGCAAGACGATTACCCGTCTGGCGAATAAACTGGTGAAAGAGGGGCGGAACGTGGTGCTGTGCGGGGACATGAACATCGCGCACACGGCGATTGATCTGGCGCGCCCGAAGGACAATGAGAACAACGCCGGCTACTACATTGAAGAGCGCGAGGCGATGACCCGGATTCTCAAACTCGGCTACGCCGACACCTTCCGCCACTTCCACCCGGAGCCGGGGCAATACAGCTGGTGGTCCTACCGGGCCCGGGCGCGCGAGAAAAACATCGGCTGGAGAATTGACTACCACCTGGTTAACCAGGCGTTCCTACCCCGGATCCAGAGCGCATTTATCCTGCAGGACGTGATGGGATCCGACCACTGTCCCGTAGGCATTACCATCGCCTGA